GGAATATTACGAATGGAAAAAAGTTGAAAGACACGTTCACCTTTTTCTGTTTTAACCCCCTTGTACCTTTTCCCTCCCCAGAGTGAGGACTCAGATGAGGATGAACCTTGCGCCATCAGTGGCCGTTGGACTTTCCAGAGGGACAGCAAACGTTGGTCCCGTATGGATGAGCTGGAGGTCTTTTCCTCCCTGCACACGGAGGCCTCCCAACCCTCCTTCCCTCAGCAGCAGGGCTCCCAAGCAGGCAAGCTCACCCTCTGCGAAGGCCACAGTTCAGAGAGTGTGCTGACTGATGTCAGCGAACAGCCCGAAGTTGGTTCCATCCACAGTAGTGGAAGTGGAgacaaaggagaggagaagagccaAGGTGGTGCCTTGGTAAGCCACACTATTCCGGCTGGAGCTACCCGGGCCAGTTCCATGGCCAGCATGTGTTCCTCATCAGGCACAGGCGGGTCTGGATGTGCCAATGAGGATTCTCTGTCTGATGGGTTGCCTCCATCTCCCCTGGAGACACTTGGACAGTTTACATTTGACGTTAAAATAGGAGTTGGGGGAGTCGGAGGAAGTTTGGATAGAGGAGTTGGTGACGGCAAAAGCACACGTTCGCGAGCTAAGAGCTTCTTGAAGAGGATGGAGAGTCTGCGAATACGCAGCAGCTCGACCTCCAAGAGAAAGAAGAAGCTGAGCACcactggtgggaagctggaaatCAGCGGTCCTGTGGTAAGAGAGGGTCTTGATGATGACAAATTGCGCAGACTTAACTGTGTAGATATCTCCAACATAAATCTCAACCACCATCAGAACCCAGGCCAGACAATGACACTCAATCGGAACCGCTCTGTGTCGTACTCAACACAGACCAGCAATGGCAGCACTGGCAGTACTGGCAGCAGCCAATCTGAAGCCAGCAGTGGTAGTGCGGTTAGCACACCCAGCCCAGTAACCCGTGCCCGCAGCCATAGCACAGTGGCAGGATCCAGTAAGAGGGGAGGGATGTATTTGGAAGGTTTTGATCCATTAAGCATCATCCAAAATGCTACCAACCAACAGCTAACATCCCAACCCAAGTCTGCCCCGCCCATCCCTTGCCAGCAGAACCGCCGGAACAACTGCAGTATTCAAGACAATACCCgacaagcagaagaagaagatgaggaggaagaggatatGATCTTATTCTACTTACCTGAGGGTCACAAGCCTGGAACTTTTCCCAAGGCTCTGCAGGACGGAAACACACGCAACAAAAATGGGAGTAATCATGGGAACTCAGTTATCCTCAGGGGGCACCAAAATAGACGACATCGCCGTGGCTCTGCAGGCTCTGTAGACAGCCGCCTCAGTTTTTACGACAACGTGCCCTACACtggaagagaagaggaggaggaagaggatgaggggGGAGATGAGCACAAACTGGAAGAGGTGCTGCAGCATGTCAGTGGCCTGCAGCGTTTCGTTAATGCCTGGTCAGAGGCTGTGgatggtgaagaggaagaagatgaagaggaggaaggagaCTCTGATTCAGCATTGGACTCAGCCTCCCCATGCCCATCCTCTCCCCTGCAGAACCGACTAGAGGAGAatggcagtgaccaggacagcacGGGAAACCCCCTGGGTGAGGGGGAGGAGGGCATGAGGGAGAGAAGAGACTCAGGGGTGGGAGCATCTCTAACACGCACCAACAGGTTAGTGCGAAAAACAAACTCACTTATTCATTCAGATTTTATGACCGTATCAGAGAGGGAAATCCAACACGAGGTATGGCAGGCTTCAGAACAGGCTCACGTACTTAATCGCCTGCTAGAAATAACTTCTCTGCCAAACATTACTTCTTTACATGAACAGCTCAAGGACAAAAAGATCCAGAAGGAAGGAAAGGGGAGACAAATGTGTGcctgatagaaagaaagagaaatgCTGTGGTCCTGAAAACAAGTTTTCCatagaaacagaaaaaaaggttcaactttggggggggggggggacacattgaAACTGTGCTTCTTATGTAAGTACACTGAATACTCTGGAATGCTTCTTGGTCTCCGTGGAGATTGTCACTATTTCCCTGGGAATCCTCAGGCAGAATTACAGGGGGTTTGGGGGAATCTTGCGACATGTTGATGGATATGTGCATAAACCCCTGTAATCCTAAATGTGGTCGCTTAGCCTTTGGGGATAGGGATCTGCTGCCATCTTTAAAGTGTTACACAGAGAAGACGGGATTCATTAAAAAATGCTTCCCTTATGGACCCTAATAAACCTATGGAAATCTGCTTGGATGCGCACATATGCATGAGCATAGTACATAGTCCAAAGCTGAGAGCAATTTTTTTTCATCAACATTCCTCCTGTCCTCCAGGCCTCAGAAGCTCCGTTGGCCCAGCTTCCAGAACTCCCATCGGCCCAGCCTGGCCTCAGCCCAGCTCCAGATTGGCTGCCAGTCAGTGCTACAGATGAACCTACTGCAGAAGTTCTCCCTGCTGCAGCTTACTGCCCTTCTCGAGAGACACACCCCCACAAACAAACATGGCTTCAGCTGGTGAGTGGATTGGAGGTGGATAAAACCCCTGCAAAAAAGATATGCAGGTCATATGTGCTTATGAGTATGTGATGTTGTAAAttgacaaacacacagagacaccaaatgtctacattttttttaatgtataatGCTGCCTGCATCTAATTTGGCCTAATTATCATCTCATTTTGGATCTGCCAGTTCAACCATCTATTGAATATATCAAAATCCACCCCTATTCTCCCCATCATACCACCTCGCTATCCTTTCCATCTGTAGGGTCTCCTCTTTCACATACCGTTGGCTGTCTAGTGGGGTTGAGTTTCACATTCTTTTCCCAGGCCCATAATTGCTGGGTAGGGGGTATACGCTGTCTTTTTCTTGACGGGGCAATCGGAGAGGTGCACATGCATGGTGTTAGAACAAGAGCTGGAGGCTGGGAAAGATCTGCCGTCAACTATTAAACCTATACCACCGACATATCACCCACCTAAAGAATGGTGTCCTGACCTAACACTATGACTGTGCCCCCCTATTGCCCAGTGTCATCCAATAGCCTCTCAGTTAATGTATCTTCTCTTAATCTACCTCTACACCTTCCTCAGAtcgtttttcctttttctcttatGCTGTATTTCTATTATGTATCAAGTCTTCTTCCCAGGCTCTCTAACCTGTCTTCAAGATTTAGACAAagccaaacatccatccatccattatccaaaccgcttatcctgctctcagggtcgtggggatgctggagcctatcccagcagtcattgggcggcaggcagggagacaccctggacaggccaccaggccatcacacagggccgacatacacacacacacacacacacattcatacctaggggcaacttagtatgggtgattcacctgacctacatgtctctggactgtgggaggaaaccggagcccccggaagaaacccacgcagacacagggtgaaaatgcaaactcccgggacgacccccaaggttggactaccctggggcttgaacccagaaccttcttgctgtgaggcaaccacactaaccgctGCGCAACCGTGCTGCCCCTAAGCCAAACAATCAACCTTAAATAGATTTTGTCCTGTACAATAAGCAAAGACATAAACATTTGGGACTGAATGGTATGGATCAAATCATGCATCACACATTGTTGCAGTTCTCTTAACTACGGGTGAAAATAAATCACAATAAGTTACTGTAAAATAGGGGCgtgtgggtagtgtagcggtctattcccttgcctaccaacacagggatcaccggttcaaatccctatgttacctccagcttggttgggtgtcccgacagacacaattggccgtgtctgcggttgggaagctggatgtgggtatgtgtcctggttgctgcattggcgcctcttctggttggtcgggggggggaataacatgatcctcccacctgctacatccccctggtgaaatgtctcactgtcaggtgaaaagaagcggctggtgactccacatgtatcggaggaggcatgtggtagtctgcagccctccccggctcggcagagggggtggagcagcaaccgggacggcttggaaaacagggtaattggccaagtacaattgtggaggaaagggggggggggggtccaaaaaaagaaaaaaaaaagttattgtaaaataaaaaaatcttttttttcccatatCAAGACAGTGCACTTGATAACTTACCTCATATTAGTGACTCTCCCTAATTAGTTTAAGTTATTGCACCCCAGTGAACAATATAGTGACTATTTGAAGAGATAGCTTTAATCACACTAAAACCACCATTGTCAATTTGCCACCTcctcctgttgtttttttttttttttacatcagttgAAAGTATCACACTgtccaaacacaaaacacaaacacaacttctaattttcttttttaaagcTGTTGTTCGTTCAACTAGCCTGGCCCCTGTTTGTGGCACAGTAGGAGTTATGACAGTCTTATGACAAACCAAGCCTCAGAGCAGCCTTCTGAAGGACAGAGGCCACTTGTTGGCTGTTTGGAGGCCTGCACATATTCAGCATTCCGGGCTGGGATCGTAATGTGCTCcttctccatctttttttttcaaactgcgGTTCTCGGGAAGCATGCAGAGACTCTTACAAAGATAGGCTTGTCTTTAGGCATACACATAGTCTCTACTTAAACACACTAACACCTATATGGATAGATACACACACCCGTAAATCTGCGGGCACATTCTTGTTAAGCTGGAGGGCTACCATCCAGTGGCCTTATATAAGTAGTTATGGACCAGCAGTTCACatgcacaagtgcacacacacacacacacacacacacacacacacacacacacacacacacacacacacacggtgcagaTATATAAAGTAGTAGGACCCTCCCCTTTTGACAAGCCGCCTGTCTCCCATCCCCCTCTTTCATTGTCCTCTGACTTCTGTTTATCCTCCTCACTCGTAAACCTGGAGACAGGCTTCTGCAGCCCAATCTCCTGATGTTTCCTTCATggacatacacacgtacacacaaacacacacatacatatctatatatatatatatatatatatatatatatatatatgtgtgtgtgtgtgtgtgtgtgtggctagagagagagatgtatatatgtatacgtatatacactTGTTGTACAGGGTGTAGTCACACAGATTCAATGGAGTAAGGAGAATGCCCAAAAGAAGTATATATAGATATTAGCTAACTATTGTGCTGTACTTAATGGCCATGTCCACTGATTTTGTATTATAATATGCTGACTGAGGACTGTTTAGTCTCCAAGTTAATATACGGCCTGTCTTAAGGTGCCCGGCAATATGGGCGTCAGCAGTTTACATTGTACAGATCTGAGTGAATTGGGTATGCGTGGTTTTGTTTAAGGGCGTAGGGTTGGTCGATTTGAAACTATttcaaaataaagttgatttgtgTCTTGATGTTGTCAGTGTCCTGTACAACAATACATTTTAagttcacttgtgtgtgtgtgtgtgtgtgtgtgtgcgcgtgcgcataTTGCAGGGCTGTGCCCAAGTTTATGAAGCGAACCAAGGTGCGAGACTACAAAGACAGGAATGTGTTTGGTGTGCCACTGCAAGTCATCGTCCAGCGAACGGGCCAACCCCTCCCCCAGGGAATACAGCAGGCCATGCGCTACTTACGTAACCAGTGCCTAGACCAGGTAATGTACTCTGCTGCTACACAAACACATAGATTGGGAAATGCACACAGGACTACACATGCCTCACGCTTCCATTGGCCCAAAGAGAAATTGCACTCTCTTTAAAAGGTGTGCAAAGGCTGTAAAATATCTGTATTTAAGACATCCATAAGTCAGACATCCATGATGATTTTTATACACTGTTCcgtgtggctttttttttttttttttttagtgtttgtCTCACACGCACACGTATACTCACGCACAGGAGCATCCGCAGAGGACTGGTGAGTCAGACTTTCCAGCTGTTTAGTCACCTGTGTCAGTTTGTTTAATACTGACCTGAGAGATGGCACCAAGGATCTGTGTGTAAGAGGACTGAATAGGGAAGAATGGAAAAGGGGAGCGAATGAaaaagggcaggcaggcaggaagcaGGGGGAAGACAAAGAAAGGAATGAAGAGTGAAAAAGTGAGGAAAAAGTTCAACTGGCGGATTGCAAAATAAAGCAACAAAATGGAAGGAATGATCCAATTTTGTGCTCTCCAACGCTGGACAAAGAGCCTCTGAAAGTCTTAAGCTCATGGAAAACATTCAGGCTGGGAAAGCCAAAGGCCCTTTCACCCTTCTCCCCTAACACTGCCATTTTGTACAGCCATAAAAGGCCACTGATTAAGTCCTGCACAACATTCACTGCAGTGAAGAATGTCTGTCCAGCGGGCGCCATGAGATCCTCCGGCTACTACAACCAATGGACTGTGCTGTGATGTAACCATACACCCTAAAAGCTCAATACATAGTCCGGATATAAGTtgaaagcattttttttaaacccaAGGTAAAGCATAAA
This genomic stretch from Lampris incognitus isolate fLamInc1 chromosome 5, fLamInc1.hap2, whole genome shotgun sequence harbors:
- the dlc1 gene encoding rho GTPase-activating protein 7 isoform X3; translated protein: MILTQIEAKEACTWLRAAGFPQYAQLYEDAQFPIDISSVTRDHDFLDRDAIEALCRRLNTLNKCALMRLEISPQRKRSEDSDEDEPCAISGRWTFQRDSKRWSRMDELEVFSSLHTEASQPSFPQQQGSQAGKLTLCEGHSSESVLTDVSEQPEVGSIHSSGSGDKGEEKSQGGALVSHTIPAGATRASSMASMCSSSGTGGSGCANEDSLSDGLPPSPLETLGQFTFDVKIGVGGVGGSLDRGVGDGKSTRSRAKSFLKRMESLRIRSSSTSKRKKKLSTTGGKLEISGPVVREGLDDDKLRRLNCVDISNINLNHHQNPGQTMTLNRNRSVSYSTQTSNGSTGSTGSSQSEASSGSAVSTPSPVTRARSHSTVAGSSKRGGMYLEGFDPLSIIQNATNQQLTSQPKSAPPIPCQQNRRNNCSIQDNTRQAEEEDEEEEDMILFYLPEGHKPGTFPKALQDGNTRNKNGSNHGNSVILRGHQNRRHRRGSAGSVDSRLSFYDNVPYTGREEEEEEDEGGDEHKLEEVLQHVSGLQRFVNAWSEAVDGEEEEDEEEEGDSDSALDSASPCPSSPLQNRLEENGSDQDSTGNPLGEGEEGMRERRDSGVGASLTRTNRPQKLRWPSFQNSHRPSLASAQLQIGCQSVLQMNLLQKFSLLQLTALLERHTPTNKHGFSWAVPKFMKRTKVRDYKDRNVFGVPLQVIVQRTGQPLPQGIQQAMRYLRNQCLDQVGLFRKSGVKSRIQALRQMNEACGADGGGINYEGQSAYDVADMLKQYFRDLPEPLLTSKLSETFIQIYQYMPKELRLQAARAAVLLLPDENREALQMLLCLLSDVTACVSENQMTPTNLAVCLAPSLFHLNTLRRKESSSPRVINRKQTLGKPDQRDLNENLAATHGLAHMIQECRKLFRIPEEMSRCRNSYVEQALLPQRLEELGEDEAGPGGYRTYLRDNLEALFKEAKDKFKGYDSCSTPEHAELAYRKMHDGSPLRLWKVTVEVPASPEEVLTRVLREQARWDEDLLESRVVETLDERTEVYQYVRNTMAPHPTRDHLVLRTWVSDLPKGACALVCTSVDHEGAPVLGVRANVLTSRYFIDPCGANKSRLTYISRTDFRGRFPEWYNKLYGHLCAAEVVRIRDSFTVPTDK